AAAGAATGAGATAATTTTTTTTTTTGTGATGTTTGTTTTATGTTCTGTACTAACATGGTTCCTGCAACTTTGGTGCTAATGTGAGTGTGTTCTTCTTCATGGAGTCTAGCCAATCCAAAGTCAGATATCTTTGCATTTAAGTCAGCATCTAGAAGCACATTAGGAGTTTTGATGTCACGGTGAACCATTGTGATCATCGATCCTTCATGGAGGAACTCTAGCCCTCTTGCGATTCCAACACAAATTTTCTGTCTTGCTTTCCAGTCCAGTTTCATGAAGCTCTTTCCTGGCAAACCAAAGAGAAATCATGTCACTTAACATGTGATAACATGTAAAAACGTAAAGAAAAGCTGAATAACTTTTATTTACCAGACAGAACAAGAGCAAGGGAGTTGTTTTCCATGTACTCATACACAAGCATCAAGTGATTCTTCTCGACACAGCATCCATAAAGCTTGACAAGGTTTGGATGATTGTGTTAAGTTTATAGATCGTAACCTTGTACTCACACCACTCTTTGGATCACTCAACGTTTACTGAATAATATCTTTCGATTACTTTCCCAAATCCAAGTACAAGACGAAATACACGTAAGAAGATAACGACGACGATGATCACATACGATCACCTGAAGGACACATACGTCACTTCTTACGTCATACTCAACATCCAAAACCCATGACTCTTATTCTTGTTATTTATAGATAAGTATCACTAAAGAAGCGTGACTCACAAAGCCTCTCTGTCCCTCCTAGGCTTTGCTCGACTGATCTTCTTCCAATGACTCTTCAAACCCTCTCTTCCCTTCCGAAGCTTTTCTCTCCTCTTCTTCTTCCAACACTTCTTCTTCACCTTTAAGCCCCACGGCACTGAACCGTTTTCCACGCTTACGGAAATACACCTGCTGCAACGTATCAATACCCCGCCCAACGAAACGCAGCTTGTTCTCAAACTGAAATTCTGGATACTGGCGCTGAATCTCCCACCCCATATTCCAAGTAGACTCGTGATCCGGAAGACCTGTCCACTGTATCAAAACCTCTAAACACCCAGACGGCATGTAACGTGTGTCGAGTACAGCTGCAGGTTGAACTATCAATTCTCCTGTGGACGCGAAGGACTGAGGCAAGGGAGTGACCTGCAGAGGTGTACCAATCACGGCCTTGAGCTGAGAGATATGGAAAACAGGGTGGATTTTAGACTCCGCCGGTAGCTTAAGGCGATAAGCCACCTTCCCAATCCTCTCGAGCACTTCGAATGGGCCGTAGAATTGCGCGGCCAGTTTTTGACAAAGCCGTTTGGCCACAGAAGATTGGCAGTACGGCCGCAGCTTAAGGAAGACCGAATCACCTACCTCAAAGGCGAGATCACGGCGATGCTGATCAGCGGACTTCTTCATTGATGACTGGGCCTTGAGCAAGAACGTCTTCAACTGATCCAGCATCAAGTCACGTTCCTTCAAACTCTGCTCGAGTTCAAAATTACGCGTAGATCCAGCTTCAAAGCGAACCAAGGTAGGAGGGGCGCGTCCATAAACTACCTCAAATGGAGTAGTCTGAATGGCTGTATGGAAACAAGTGTTGTACCAGTATTCAGCCCAACTCAAGTACTGAAACCAAGTCTTAGGGTGTGTGGACGCGAAACAACGTAAGTAAGTTTCAAGACAGCTGTTGAGCACCTCTGTTTGGCCGTCGGTTTGGGGATGGAATGCGGTGCTGTACTTCAGGGAAGTGCCCGCAAGTTTAAAACACTCCTTCCAAAAGGAACTCAAGAAAACCTTATCACGGTCGGAGACAATGGAGTCAGGAAACCCGTGTAGCTTAACCACCTCAGATGTGATTTTCGCAGCGACATCAACTGCCGTGTAAGAATGTTTCAGGCCAAAAAAGTGAGCGTACTTGCTGAGACGGTCAACCACCACAAAGATCACGCTAACTCCCCGGGAGGATGGCAGTCCATCAATAAAATCCATACTAATGTCTTGCCACACTTGAAAGACCGTCGGCTGCTTTATTTTCTATACCAGGCTTGTAGATAATATCAAACTGGAATCCCATCAAACGTGTCAACCAGCACTGGTACTCCATCGAGATCTCACGCTGTTCAAGCAAAAATTTCAGGCTGCGTTGATCAGTATGGACCACAAAACGCCTACCAGTGAGGCAGTGTTTCCATTTAAGAACCGCAAACACGATGGCCATGAGCTCGCGTTCGTAAATGGGTTTCAGTTGCTCCCGAGGTGTCAGGCTGTGGCTGAAATACGCAATAGGACGTTGGTTCTGCATAAGCACCGCTCCTAAGCCAAAACCCGAGGCATATGTTTCCACAATGAAAACTTGAGAGAAATCTGGTAAGGCCAGTACTGGTGTTGCGGACATCGCATGCTTCAAGGCATCAAACGCGCGTTGGGCTTCAAGTGACCAACTGAACTGATCCTTTCGTAGAAGTGACGTCAATGGGCGAGCGATGATGCCAGTTCTTAACATAACTACGATAGTAGCCCGTTAACCCGAGGAAACCACGCAGTTCCTTAATAACCCGAGGAGTCTGCCACTGTCGCATAGCTACAGTTTTGGACGGGTCAGTAGAAACCCCTTGTTCGGAAATGATATGACCAAGGTAATCAATCTGACGCTGGCCAAAGGAGCATTTCTTCTTATTCGCATACAGGGAATGTTGGCGTAACAAAAGGAGTACTGAAGCCAAATGTTCCTGATGCTGTTCCAGTGACGAGCTGTAGACCAAGATGTCGTCAAAGAAGACTAAGACGAACTTCCGTAAATGAGGACGAAAGATCTCATTCATCAATGACTGAAACGTCGCTGGAGCGTTAGTCAAGCCAAAAGGCATAACCAGAAACTCGTAATGGCCTTCATGAGTACGGAAAGCCGTCTTAGGAACGTCTTCCTCACGCATCTTAATCTGATGGTACCCAGAACGCAAATCAATCTTGGAAAACACGCAAGCCCCGTGGAGTTCATCCAAGAGTTGATCTATCATCGGAATAGGGTATTTATCAGGGATTGTAACTCTGTTCACAGCTCGATAATCAACACAGAAACGCCACGTTTTATTCTTCTTGCGAACCAACAGCACCGGGCTTGAGAATGGGCTTTTGCTTGGCCGTATGATACCACTGTCAAGCATCTCAGTCACCATGGTTTCCATTGCTTCTTTGCTTGCGTGCGGGTAACGGTACGGTCGATCTGATATCGCTGTCACACCAGGTTGTAAATGGATGGCGTGCTCGTTGTTTCTGATAGGCGGTAAACCCACTGGAACCTCAAACACATCTGCAAAATCAGCCAACACACGTTGAATCGCCGGAATAGTAACTGTATCTGTCGCTTCTGCAGTCCCCAATTCCAAAGCATCCTCAAATTCAGAAACCATGAGAGCCTGATGCGTAACTGTCGCGCAGTGTAAAGAAGAGTCTCCACGCAAGGTAACAAGCTTGCCCTGATGTTTAAAAGACCACTCTTGAAGCTCCCAATCGACCTCGCACTTCCCCAAAGTCCTCAACCATTGAATTCCCAACACAACATCCACCTTACCCAACTCCAAAGACACAAAATCACTGGTGAAGTAAATGTCCTGAAGTGAGAAAGAAACAGCTTGACATACCCCCATAGACTCTACTGTCACCCCTGTGCCTAAGAGCACCTGAAAACGACGATCATTGCACACTGATAAATTCGCTGCTTGAACCACTCTAGGAGCCACAAAGTTGTGGGTGGCTCCACTATCTATCAGCACCACTACGCTCGTATTACCCATTACTCCCATCAGTTTCGTTGTAGTAGGAGTGTCTATGCCGAGAAAAGCATTCAAAGAAAGCTCCATACGTTCTGTATCAGCACCTAACCCCCACTCTTGTGCCTTGCACAGCGTGCCTTCATCCAATATCTCCACCTCATAGCCATTGATTACCGTTAAGATGTGTAATTCCTTCTTAGGACAGACATGAGTCTTCGAATAGGGAACCCGACACTTGAAACATATGTTATCATGGCGCATAGCATCCAGTTCAGACGATGTATACTTTAGACGAGGGCGGAAAGAACCTCCAGCAGCCTGACCAGAAGAATGATCACCCACGAGATGATCCTCCTTTACTCTGAACCACCATACTAACTGAGGTGCAGAAAGCACTCCCTTCCACACCAATCACAGCCGCAATATGCTCGGTAAGACCCTTAGGTTCTTTCATCTTAATAACTTCCTGCATTTCCGGTTTCAAGCCGTTGAAGAAGACATGAACCAGATTCTGCTCATCGACTCCAGTAACAATCGAACGAAGCTCCTCAAACTCATTCACATACTCAGCAATCGTGCCCGTCTGACGAATAGAGAACAAACGTTTGCCCGGTTCATCCTCAATCCTCTGACGGAAACGAGAAACCAACCTCCGCTTAAACTGATGCCAATCAGTAAAAGGATCATGCTCGATCTCTCCGTTAAACCAGTTCAACACAGGACCTGCAAGACTCAACGAGACCATTTGTAACCTCTCCAAACCATGAAACTGCCCAATCCGAAAATAACGCTCCACCTGAGCAATCCAACCAAAAGGATTTTCCCCGGAAAACACTGGCATCTCGAGCTTCTTCAGCAAGCCCTCACGAGTCTCAAATACCGACGGTGGAACACCGAACCCCGATGGATGTAACTCCGGTGCCGATCGTGAAGACGAAAACATCGCCGGCCCCGGAGAATCATTAGGCGACGCCACCGCCTTGCCTTGCGCCTTATCGGTGAGCTGGTTATTCTCCATACGGGTGAGGATCATCGTAAGTTGATCGAAACGACGATCCATCACGTCAAAACGGGAATCAGACGTCGCAAGACGCTTATCGATCGCACCAAAACGAGTCAACGTCTCCTCGGCGTTCTTCACTAAACGTTCCCACTCCGTACGGAGGAACGCAAGCTCTTGATCTCCCATAGGAACGTTGTATGCCTCTGAGAAAGGACTGGAATCCGCCATGGATGACACAGCGAGCTTTCGATCGAGTCACAAACGCACCAATTTGTTAAGTTTATAAATCGTAACCTTGTACTCACACCACTCTTTGGATCACTCAACGTTTACTGAATAATATCTTTCGATTACTTTCCCAAATCCAAGTACAAGACGAAATACACGTAAGAAGATAACGACGACGATGATCACATACGATCACCTGAAGGACACATACGTCACTTCTTACGTCATACTCAACATCCAAAACCCATGACTCTTATTCTTGTTATTTATAGATAAGTATCACTAAAGAAGCGTGACTCACAAAGCCTCTCTGTCCCTCCTAGGCTTTGCTCGACTGATCTTCTTCCAATGACTCTTCAAACCCTCTCTTCCCTTCCGAAGCTTTTCTCTCCTCTTCTTCTTCCAACACTTCTTCTTCACCTTTAAGCCCCACGGCACTGAACCGTTTTCCACGCTTACGGAAATACACCTGCTGCAACGTATCAGATTGAGACCAGAGATCATGCCTATCTCATTCACAAACTCACGGTTTCCTTGGCATGACTTGAAAGAAAGCTGCTTCACTGCTATGATAGTTCCATCTGACAGCTCTCCCTGCATTAAGTTTCAGCCATATAAAAAAAACAAGAAACAGAATAAAATTACTTGAGAAGAGTTTGAGAATTGTTTTAGTATACTTTGAATACAGAATCGAAACCTCCTTCTCCAAGTTTGTTGGCTTGATCAAAATTGTTTGTTGCATCTTGCAGTTGCCTCCAAGTAAAGCAAACAGTTTGCAAACCCTCTGCTCTCAGATCTATTGTGATCATATGTCCAGTATAAAATTATTAGTAATGCTAAAATGAATCATTCATGCTCCAGAAATGGATTCATACCTCGTTTTCTTGTGTTACTGTCTTTTAGGCATCTTCTCCGAGCATTTATTCCCACAGCTAAGAGAGTAATTGTTATCAAGACACCTGTTGCCCCCAAAACTAGGGGATAACTAATGTGATGTTTTATTTTCTCCGCTGCAAATGAGACACTAAAAAGTGTGTAAATATATATATATATATATATATATATAAAAACAAATCTACAGAAAGACATGTTTAACAAAGTAGTTTTTCTTTGTGTAAGAACCTCCACATTGTGGCTCCAGACCTGAAATTTTATAATAAGAATATTGCCATTAGGAGGTTGGAACCAGTGTGAAGAAGATGAAGGAGATAATTTGAAGTTATGGACACTTCAGAGTGAAGAGAACTCAATGTGAAGGAGTAAAGTTGCTGCAGCAGAGAGAAGATAATAAGGGTTCTTACTGTGACACAAGGAGATAGCAGAAATAAGAGGACCATAGTTTCCTCTGTTGGGAATGAGGGCTGTCCCTTTCCCGGCCCAATACAACCGAATCTCTAACAAATGGTCTGTCACATTAGCTTTCAGCTCTTTCACAACAGGCTTCAGAGTCCCATTAGTCTCCTCTTTGATGTTAAAATCCCTCAAAAACAATTTTCCCTAACATGGGAGAGAAATAACAAGAGGAAATGGACTTCAATATTCCAAGCTTGGTTAAAGAACTTCTTTAATCAAATATAGTGACACTTTACCTGAACATAAACGTCAAATATGCGTCTGCCTATACGACTGTATACTTTTTTCTCTGAAAACTGGATCTCCATAAAATGGAGTTTCACATTGTAGGCTCCATTGTCCAAGCAAAATGCATAGTAAACCAGAGAGAGAGCAGATCGACGCGCGGTTTTATAGAGATGGGGAGAATCTTTAGATAGTCTTAAACTAGTTGAAATGATGAACGTGTCATCAACATATGCATCATCGGTGAAGTCACCTGTGTTGCTGATTCCCCAGTTTTCGAGGTGATGATTTGTTGCGGCATTGGTTTTACTGTTATCAGCTTGATAAGTGATTTTACTGAAAGAGTTTGTAATCTTTATATCTTCTCCACCACAGTTTATATGATCTCTGATCTACAATCAACAATGAGTAGAAAGAGTGGGATTTAACAAAAAACCATCATGTCAGTATTGAATGCATGTACTTACAGGTCTTGCAGTTGACTGGACCAGCGCATGGAAGAAGGCCAGTTCTGTATGAACAAACGATAAAAACATTTAGGTATCTCATATAGCAANNNNNNNNNNNNNNNNNNNNNNNNNNNNNNNNNNNNNNNNNNNNNNNNNNNNNNNNNNNNNNNNNNNNNNNNNNNNNNNNNNNNNNNNNNNNNNNNNNNNNNNNNNNNNNNNNNNNNNNNNNNNNNNNNNNNNNNNNNNNNNNNNNNNNNNNNNNNNNNNNNNNNNNNNNNNNNNNNNNNNNNNNNNNNNNNNNNNNNNNNNNNNNNNNNNNNNNNNNNNNNNNNNNNNNNNNNNNNNNNNNNNNNNNNNNNNNNNNNNNNNNNNNNNNNNNNNNNNNNNNNNNNNNNNNNNNNNNNNNNNNNNNNNNNNNNNNNNNNNNNNNNNNNNNNNNNNNNNNNNNNNNNNNNNNNNNNNNNNNNNNNNNNNNNNNNNNNNNNNNNNNNNNNNNNNNNNNNNNNNNNNNNNNNNNNNNNNNNNNNNNNNNNNNNNNNNNNNNNNNNNNNNNNNNNNNNNNNNNNNNNNNNNNNNNNNNNNNNNNNNNNNNNNNNNNNNNNNNNNNNNNNNNNNNNNNNNNNNNNNNNNNNNNNNNNNNNNNNNNNNNNNNNNNNNNNNNNNNNNNNNNNNNNNNNNNNNNNNNNNNNNNNNNNNNNNNNNNNNNNNNNNNNNNNNNNNNNNNNNNNNNNNNNNNNNNNNNNNNNNNNNNNNNNNNNNNNNNNNNNNNNNNNNNNNNNNNNNNNNNNNNNNNNNNNNNNNNNNNNNNNNNNNNNNNNNNNNNNNNNNNNNNNNNNNNNNNNNNNNNNNNNNNNNNNNNNNNNNNNNNNNNNNNNNNNNNNNNNNNNNNNNNNNNNNNNNNNNNNNNNNNNNNNNNNNNNNNNNNNNNNNNNNNNNNNNNNNNNNNNNNNNNNNNNNNNNNNNNNNNNNNNNNNNNNNNNNNNNNNNNNNNNNNNNNNNNNNNNNNNNNNNNNNNNNNNNNNNNNNNNNNNNNNNNNNNNNNNNNNNNNNNNNNNNNNNNNNNNNNNNNNNNNNNNNNNNNNNNNNNNNNNNNNNNNNNNNNNNNNNNNNNNNNNNNNNNNNNNNNNNNNNNNNNNNNNNNNNNNNNNNNNNNNNNNNNNNNNNNNNNNNNNNNNNNNNNNNNNNNNNNNNNNNNNNNNNNNNNNNNNNNNNNNNNNNNNNNNNNNNATATATATATATATATATATATATATAAAAACAAATCTACAGAAAGACATGTTTAACAAAGTAGTTTTT
The DNA window shown above is from Brassica oleracea var. oleracea cultivar TO1000 chromosome C3, BOL, whole genome shotgun sequence and carries:
- the LOC106332553 gene encoding probable LRR receptor-like serine/threonine-protein kinase At1g29720 → MEIQFSEKKVYSRIGRRIFDVYVQGKLFLRDFNIKEETNGTLKPVVKELKANVTDHLLEIRLYWAGKGTALIPNRGNYGPLISAISLCHSLEPQCGAEKIKHHISYPLVLGATGVLITITLLAVGINARRRCLKDSNTRKRDLRAEGLQTVCFTWRQLQDATNNFDQANKLGEGGFDSVFKGELSDGTIIAVKQLSFKSCQGNREFVNEIGMISGLNHPNLVKLYGCCVEKNHLMLVYEYMENNSLALVLSGKSFMKLDWKARQKICVGIARGLEFLHEGSMITMVHRDIKTPNVLLDADLNAKISDFGLARLHEEEHTHISTKVAGTIIYMAPGYVLWGQLTEKADVYSFGVGAMEIVSGKSNTKHKGTADHLSLLDWALSLHQKGNILEVVDPVLEGHFDRKEAVRMINVALVCTNSSPALRPTMSEAMKMLEGVIELTQVTSDPGLYGDDWSLLKMRDVDTHGSSSTSGVTDPTRTTTKSSVSGCDLYPLYPESMTLNSTVEYHSSSL